In a genomic window of Apteryx mantelli isolate bAptMan1 chromosome 2, bAptMan1.hap1, whole genome shotgun sequence:
- the TAC1 gene encoding protachykinin-1 isoform X2, with amino-acid sequence MRLPLAFAVLLLASARGLAEELGATDDLGYWSDWSEGEQGKEELPLPFEHFLQRIARRPRPQQFFGLMGKRDAGHKTDSFVGLMGKRSLNSGSSERSIAQNYERRRK; translated from the exons ATGAGGCTCCCGCTGGCTTTCGCCGTGCTGCTCCTCGCCTCGGCGCGGGGGCTGGCCGAGGAGCTCGGCGCCACCGATGACCTCGGCTACTGGTCCGACTGGTCCGAGGGCGAGCAGGGCAag GAGGAGCTGCCGCTGCCCTTCGAGCACTTCCTGCAGAGGATCGCCCGGAGACCCCGGCCCCAGCAGTTCTTCGGCCTGATGGGCAAGCGGGATGCCG gacATAAAACAGACTCCTTTGTTGGGCTTATGGGCAAAAGATCTCTAAATTCTG gaTCCTCTGAAAGGAGCATAGCACAGAATTACGAGCGAAGGCGTAAATGA
- the TAC1 gene encoding protachykinin-1 isoform X1, protein MRLPLAFAVLLLASARGLAEELGATDDLGYWSDWSEGEQGKEELPLPFEHFLQRIARRPRPQQFFGLMGKRDAGYGQISHKRHKTDSFVGLMGKRSLNSGSSERSIAQNYERRRK, encoded by the exons ATGAGGCTCCCGCTGGCTTTCGCCGTGCTGCTCCTCGCCTCGGCGCGGGGGCTGGCCGAGGAGCTCGGCGCCACCGATGACCTCGGCTACTGGTCCGACTGGTCCGAGGGCGAGCAGGGCAag GAGGAGCTGCCGCTGCCCTTCGAGCACTTCCTGCAGAGGATCGCCCGGAGACCCCGGCCCCAGCAGTTCTTCGGCCTGATGGGCAAGCGGGATGCCG GATATGGCCAGATCTCTCACaaaa gacATAAAACAGACTCCTTTGTTGGGCTTATGGGCAAAAGATCTCTAAATTCTG gaTCCTCTGAAAGGAGCATAGCACAGAATTACGAGCGAAGGCGTAAATGA